A single genomic interval of uncultured Desulfobulbus sp. harbors:
- the ydiK gene encoding AI-2E family transporter YdiK produces the protein MTSNRSIEIVRSTLAVLFIGLLIITCLGILRPFLFPLAWATTIVIATWPMMLTVQRRCWNSRGLAVAIMSVALLLLLVLPLSFALGTLLNHAGDVGILLDRLKSSRLGASPEWFEKVPFLSEELSERWQHWSAITSQEFAEKVTPYVNKGVKWFVAQVGNLGMLLVQFLVMIVLAAVLYGHGEQASELVCGFSRRLGGNRGQEVVLLSAAAIRSVAIGIVGTAVIQSVFGGLGLILTGVPAVTLWIAVMMILCLVQIGPGVVLFPAVVWLYRTDQSTWATVLLVWSIVVALSDNFLRPLLIRRGAALPFLLILVGVIGGLIAFGVIGLFLGPVTLAVTYTLLMHWIREETSPSDVGEGTGGMAA, from the coding sequence ATGACCAGCAATCGCTCGATCGAGATCGTCCGTTCAACCCTTGCGGTCCTGTTTATCGGTCTTCTCATTATCACCTGCCTGGGGATCTTGCGGCCTTTTCTTTTCCCCCTGGCCTGGGCAACGACCATTGTGATCGCTACCTGGCCCATGATGCTGACGGTCCAGCGACGATGCTGGAACAGTCGGGGCCTGGCGGTGGCGATCATGTCGGTGGCGCTGTTGCTGCTACTCGTCCTCCCTTTGTCTTTTGCGCTCGGCACATTACTGAATCACGCTGGCGATGTGGGCATTCTCCTCGACAGATTGAAGTCCTCCCGCCTTGGCGCCTCTCCCGAGTGGTTCGAAAAGGTGCCGTTTTTGTCCGAGGAATTGAGCGAACGTTGGCAGCATTGGTCGGCTATCACCTCACAGGAATTCGCAGAAAAAGTGACGCCGTATGTCAACAAGGGCGTGAAGTGGTTTGTCGCCCAGGTGGGGAATCTCGGTATGCTGCTGGTCCAGTTCCTGGTGATGATCGTCCTGGCGGCGGTCCTGTACGGGCACGGCGAACAAGCCTCGGAACTGGTCTGTGGTTTTTCCCGGCGTCTGGGGGGAAACCGGGGCCAGGAAGTTGTCCTCTTGTCGGCGGCGGCGATCCGCAGCGTGGCGATCGGTATCGTTGGTACAGCAGTCATTCAATCGGTGTTTGGTGGGCTGGGGCTCATTCTGACCGGTGTTCCAGCGGTCACCCTCTGGATCGCTGTGATGATGATCCTCTGCTTGGTCCAGATAGGTCCGGGGGTGGTGCTGTTTCCTGCGGTCGTTTGGTTGTACCGGACAGATCAATCGACCTGGGCGACCGTACTGCTGGTCTGGTCAATAGTCGTGGCGTTGAGTGATAATTTTCTGCGGCCACTCTTGATCCGACGAGGTGCGGCTTTACCCTTCCTCCTCATACTTGTTGGGGTCATCGGCGGGTTGATTGCCTTTGGCGTCATTGGTCTTTTCCTCGGTCCGGTGACCCTTGCGGTGACGTATACACTGCTCATGCACTGGATCAGAGAGGAGACCTCGCCGTCGGACGTCGGGGAGGGCACTGGAGGGATGGCAGCATGA
- the ppk2 gene encoding polyphosphate kinase 2: MAREKKAAVAQDKKRLDRKTYDTELAMLHGELVKLQQWVVHKGLKVCIVFEGRDGAGKGGTIKAITERVSPRIFRVVALPAPTEREKSQMYAQRYLPLLPAAGEIIIFDRSWYNRAGVERVMGFCPEETVKKFLTVVPLFERMMIESGIILLKYWMEVSPEEQTRRLTARIDDPRKIWKLSPMDIKSYDKWDEYTRARDEMFAATDTPWAPWHVVPSDDKKRARLNTIHHILASIEYKAIKGEKTVLPKRKIGKIYQEANYPFKFVPEKY, from the coding sequence ATGGCTAGGGAAAAAAAGGCAGCCGTTGCCCAGGACAAAAAGCGTCTTGATCGCAAAACCTATGATACCGAGTTGGCCATGCTGCATGGGGAACTGGTCAAACTTCAGCAGTGGGTGGTGCACAAGGGGCTCAAGGTCTGCATCGTTTTTGAAGGGAGGGATGGCGCAGGAAAAGGGGGAACAATCAAGGCCATCACCGAACGGGTCAGCCCGCGAATTTTTCGTGTTGTCGCCCTACCCGCACCAACGGAACGGGAGAAATCCCAGATGTATGCGCAGCGCTATCTCCCCCTCCTCCCGGCAGCCGGAGAAATCATCATCTTTGACCGAAGTTGGTACAATCGTGCCGGGGTCGAACGGGTGATGGGATTTTGTCCCGAGGAAACGGTGAAGAAATTTCTCACCGTCGTGCCGCTCTTCGAGCGGATGATGATCGAATCAGGGATCATTCTCCTCAAGTATTGGATGGAGGTCAGTCCGGAGGAGCAGACTAGGCGACTGACCGCACGCATTGACGATCCGCGCAAAATTTGGAAGCTCTCGCCGATGGACATCAAATCCTACGACAAGTGGGATGAGTACACCCGCGCCCGCGACGAAATGTTTGCCGCCACCGATACTCCCTGGGCACCGTGGCATGTGGTGCCCTCCGACGACAAGAAACGGGCGAGATTGAATACCATCCATCATATCCTTGCGTCCATCGAATACAAGGCAATTAAGGGTGAAAAAACCGTACTGCCGAAACGAAAGATCGGCAAAATCTATCAAGAGGCCAATTATCCTTTTAAATTCGTGCCGGAGAAATATTGA